Proteins from a genomic interval of Rosa chinensis cultivar Old Blush chromosome 2, RchiOBHm-V2, whole genome shotgun sequence:
- the LOC112184216 gene encoding uncharacterized protein LOC112184216: MALLETSTKRDLVLLLDNIIFAPKRAAGWELGFINRSRNQKPETRKWRTKSKCTPRVNRQRKKARLLAKFSHDSEEEEARRLANEAAIIAAAVGYEIECSDQPRQRGSRPGRAPNVERLRESRGKDLMEDYFVERLVFPDLDFRQRYRMHRPLFESILTAATQYDDYFIQKADALGMLGLSPYQKLTCALRMLAYGAGANQCAEITRMGDSTALKSLKRFCRAIEGIYTSYYLRSPTPEDLRRLLKKTRRRGFPGMLGSIDCMHWQWKNCPTAWAGAYSGCKGYPTIILEAVASYDTYIWHVFFGMLSSCNDLNVLGQSPVFNDLTAGVAPRFKYKVNQKDFDMGYYLADEIYPKWHTFVKTIPRPTNEMQQHFSKKQEGYRKDVEICFGILQACFTILRGGARLFKKETLRSVMMTCFILHNMIVEDEQIDDESNLECDVDGTDSMSLDVVEEYEQPRNVLPFEPVRVGVNGDNLPGFMDRYDLVQDEYVHQILQENLVEHNWKIKTGGA, from the exons ATGGCACTCCTCGAAACCAGCACAAAGCGTGACCTTGTCCTCCTCCTCGACAACATCATCTTCGCCCCCAAACGAGCCGCCGGTTGGGAGCTCGGGTTCATAAACCGGAGCCGAAACCAGAAACCGGAAACCCGAAAATGGAGAACTAAGAGCAAATGCACCCCAAGAGTCAATAGACAAAGGAAAAAGGCAAG GTTGTTGGCAAAATTTAGTCACGAtagtgaggaagaagaagcacGACGCCTCGCGAATGAAGCAGCCATTATTGCAGCAGCGGTTGGGTACGAGATCGAGTGTTCCGACCAACCCCGACAACGTGGTTCAAGGCCAGGTCGCGCCCCAAATGTGGAAAGATTACGAGAGTCACGAGGCAAGGATCTCATGGAAGACTATTTTGTCGAGCGTCTGGTGTTTCCAGATTTAGATTTTCGTCAACGTTACAGAATGCATCGTCCTCTATTCGAGAGCATTTTAACAGCGGCAACACAATACGATGATTATTTCATTCAAAAGGCAGATGCTCTTGGTATGTTAGGTTTATCACCCTATCAGAAGCTAACTTGCGCATTAAGAATGCTTGCGTACGGTGCCGGTGCAAATCAATGTGCTGAGATAACTAGGATGGGAGACTCTACTGCACTTAAGTCATTGAAGAGATTTTGTAGAGCAATAGAAGGTATATATACTTCTTATTACCTTCGTTCTCCTACACCTGAGGATCTACGTAGGCTTCTCAAGAAAACTCGACGTAGGGGATTTCCAGGAATGCTAGGAAGCATAGATTGTATGCATTGGCAGTGGAAGAACTGTCCAACCGCTTGGGCTGGAGCTTACAGTGGGTGCAAAGGCTATCCAACAATTATTCTTGAAGCGGTTGCCTCATACGATACATATATATGGCATGTGTTCTTTGGAATGCTCAGTTCATGCAACGATCTCAATGTGCTCGGACAATCACCAGTTTTCAATGATCTCACAGCTGGAGTAGCCCCTAGGTTCAAATACAAGGTCAACCAGAAAGACTTTGACATGGGATATTATCTAGCAGACGAGATATACCCTAAGTGGCATACATTCGTGAAGACAATTCCGAGACCTACAAATGAGATGCAACAACACTTCTCCAAAAAACAAGAGGGGTATCGAAAAGATGTTGAAATATGTTTTGGTATCTTGCAAGCTTGTTTTACCATTCTTAGGGGTGGTGCTCGTTTGTTTAAGAAGGAAACTCTTCGAAGTGTCATGATGACTTGCTTCATCCTCCATAACATGATTGTGGAGGATGAGCAGATAGATGATGAATCAAATTTAGAATGCGATGTTGATGGCACTGACTCAATGAGCTTAGATGTGGTAGAGGAATATGAGCAACCCCGCAATGTTTTGCCGTTTGAACCAGTACGGGTGGGAGTAAATGGAGATAACCTTCCTGGATTCATGGATCGTTATGATCTTGTTCAGGATGAGTATGTTCATCAAATCCTTCAGGAGAATCTAGTAgagcataattggaaaataaaaactgGAGGAGCATAA